In the genome of Andrena cerasifolii isolate SP2316 chromosome 5, iyAndCera1_principal, whole genome shotgun sequence, one region contains:
- the Naus gene encoding cortactin binding protein N-terminal like nausicaa isoform X1, with product MASQSQNATNLSATVSPANGSSGSATTISVCATKMQSLASAPSSQPYQQQHLSPSSSPSPSPSPMQQQQQQQQALQQSNNIETLDRNSSNTLKRNPKMELSKSDLLKLLGHLEGELQARDIVIAVLKSEKLKHLLTTRYLSGTSDPHTALARDVAIVGGTVGQEPNQIDQHVASLEALVTQQRRMQSRMTKILKDAELRHRVVIKELEEEKQKHEHDTAQGDDITYGLEKERTRLKKELELEKQEKKRLELELKKAGDTLEEEKTRQKQIVLLLLAERKKIIMKYIEERKRSEDLAQILSEEKVRIDSMAEGLEEESKKSLQMEAELEKQLAQFDMERQQYRQALAKEEKRVKDLELELDTLRNEMDVWKESQTRGSPRGVGTTPPPPPVKPANLVAMPTVRLASAPQASKGAVLGTGTPMVSSKVVQPTATVSSVPVSGPTTGIARSVTPGQALRGVTYATNITATSGETTASETQVISGTRDFILDHIHVNTRARAHTIFIICTI from the exons atggcaTCGCAGAGTCAAAATGCCACGAATTTGAGTGCGACTGTGTCACCGGCGAATGGATCATCCGGATCAGCGACGACCATCTCGGTCTGTGCCACGAAGATGCAGTCGCTTGCTTCCGCACCATCCTCGCAGCCTTATCAACAACAACATTTATCGCCGTCGTCATCACCATCGCCGTCGCCGTCACCgatgcagcagcagcagcaacaacaacaagcTCTGCAACAATCTAACAATATAGAGACACTTGACAGGAATTCCTCCAATACGTTGAAA CGTAATCCGAAAATGGAATTGAGcaaaagcgatttattaaaattattagggCACCTCGAAGGTGAATTACAGGCGAGGGATATTGTAATAGCAGTATTAAAG TCAGAGAAATTGAAACACCTACTAACTACACGATATCTGAGCGGAACTTCAGATCCACATACAGCGCTTGCCCGCGATGTAGCGATAGTAGGTGGTACAGTAGGACAAGAACCAAATCAAATAGATCAACATGTTGCTAGTTTAGAAGCACTTGTGACACAGCAAAGGCGTATGCAGTCTAGAATGACCAAAATTCTTAAAGATGCTGAACTCAGGCACAGAGTA GTAATCAAGGAATTAGAGGAAGAGAAGCAGAAACATGAGCACGATACTGCCCAGGGCGATGATATTACTTATGGACTGGAAAAAGAGAGGACGCGATTGAAGAAAGAGTTAGAATTAGAGAAGCAGGAAAAAAAAAGACTGGAACTAGAATTAAAAAAGGCGGGCGATACTTTAGAAGAAGAGAAAACACGACAGAAGCAAATAGTACTCCTCTTGCTGGCTGAGCGTAAAAAGATAATAATGAAGTATatagaagagagaaagagatcggAAGATTTGGCACAGATATTGAGCGAAGAGAAAGTGCGAATAGATTCTATGGCGGAGGGGCTCGAAGAGGAGAGTAAAAAGTCATTGCAAATGGAAGCGGAGTTAGAGAAGCAACTGGCGCAGTTTGATATGGAAAGGCAGCAGTATAGACAAGCATTAGCGAAAGAGGAGAAGAGGGTTAAAGATCTCGAGTTAGAATTAGATACGCTTAGAAACGAAATGGATGTGTGGAAAGAGTCTCAAACGCGAGGTTCTCCGAGAGGGGTGGGTACAACACCGCCACCACCTCCAGTTAAGCCAGCGAACTTAGTTGCTATGCCTACAGTCAGGCTTGCTAGTGCTCCGCAAGCAA GTAAAGGTGCAGTACTGGGCACTGGAACACCAATGGTTAGTAGTAAAGTTGTTCAGCCCACTGCCACGGTATCTAGTGTTCCTGTCAGCGGTCCAA CTACTGGGATTGCTAGATCAGTCACTCCTGGACAGGCACTACGCGGAGTCACATACGCAACCAATATAACAGCCACCAGTGGAGAGACTACAGCTTCTGAAACCCAG GTAATATCAGGAACTCGCGATTTTATTTTGGACCACATACACGTAAACACACGCGCACGCGCACacacaattttcattatttgtacAATTTAA
- the Naus gene encoding cortactin binding protein N-terminal like nausicaa isoform X3 translates to MASQSQNATNLSATVSPANGSSGSATTISVCATKMQSLASAPSSQPYQQQHLSPSSSPSPSPSPMQQQQQQQQALQQSNNIETLDRNSSNTLKRNPKMELSKSDLLKLLGHLEGELQARDIVIAVLKSEKLKHLLTTRYLSGTSDPHTALARDVAIVGGTVGQEPNQIDQHVASLEALVTQQRRMQSRMTKILKDAELRHRVVIKELEEEKQKHEHDTAQGDDITYGLEKERTRLKKELELEKQEKKRLELELKKAGDTLEEEKTRQKQIVLLLLAERKKIIMKYIEERKRSEDLAQILSEEKVRIDSMAEGLEEESKKSLQMEAELEKQLAQFDMERQQYRQALAKEEKRVKDLELELDTLRNEMDVWKESQTRGSPRGVGTTPPPPPVKPANLVAMPTVRLASAPQASKGAVLGTGTPMVSSKVVQPTATVSSVPVSGPTTGIARSVTPGQALRGVTYATNITATSGETTASETQRAQLLLIF, encoded by the exons atggcaTCGCAGAGTCAAAATGCCACGAATTTGAGTGCGACTGTGTCACCGGCGAATGGATCATCCGGATCAGCGACGACCATCTCGGTCTGTGCCACGAAGATGCAGTCGCTTGCTTCCGCACCATCCTCGCAGCCTTATCAACAACAACATTTATCGCCGTCGTCATCACCATCGCCGTCGCCGTCACCgatgcagcagcagcagcaacaacaacaagcTCTGCAACAATCTAACAATATAGAGACACTTGACAGGAATTCCTCCAATACGTTGAAA CGTAATCCGAAAATGGAATTGAGcaaaagcgatttattaaaattattagggCACCTCGAAGGTGAATTACAGGCGAGGGATATTGTAATAGCAGTATTAAAG TCAGAGAAATTGAAACACCTACTAACTACACGATATCTGAGCGGAACTTCAGATCCACATACAGCGCTTGCCCGCGATGTAGCGATAGTAGGTGGTACAGTAGGACAAGAACCAAATCAAATAGATCAACATGTTGCTAGTTTAGAAGCACTTGTGACACAGCAAAGGCGTATGCAGTCTAGAATGACCAAAATTCTTAAAGATGCTGAACTCAGGCACAGAGTA GTAATCAAGGAATTAGAGGAAGAGAAGCAGAAACATGAGCACGATACTGCCCAGGGCGATGATATTACTTATGGACTGGAAAAAGAGAGGACGCGATTGAAGAAAGAGTTAGAATTAGAGAAGCAGGAAAAAAAAAGACTGGAACTAGAATTAAAAAAGGCGGGCGATACTTTAGAAGAAGAGAAAACACGACAGAAGCAAATAGTACTCCTCTTGCTGGCTGAGCGTAAAAAGATAATAATGAAGTATatagaagagagaaagagatcggAAGATTTGGCACAGATATTGAGCGAAGAGAAAGTGCGAATAGATTCTATGGCGGAGGGGCTCGAAGAGGAGAGTAAAAAGTCATTGCAAATGGAAGCGGAGTTAGAGAAGCAACTGGCGCAGTTTGATATGGAAAGGCAGCAGTATAGACAAGCATTAGCGAAAGAGGAGAAGAGGGTTAAAGATCTCGAGTTAGAATTAGATACGCTTAGAAACGAAATGGATGTGTGGAAAGAGTCTCAAACGCGAGGTTCTCCGAGAGGGGTGGGTACAACACCGCCACCACCTCCAGTTAAGCCAGCGAACTTAGTTGCTATGCCTACAGTCAGGCTTGCTAGTGCTCCGCAAGCAA GTAAAGGTGCAGTACTGGGCACTGGAACACCAATGGTTAGTAGTAAAGTTGTTCAGCCCACTGCCACGGTATCTAGTGTTCCTGTCAGCGGTCCAA CTACTGGGATTGCTAGATCAGTCACTCCTGGACAGGCACTACGCGGAGTCACATACGCAACCAATATAACAGCCACCAGTGGAGAGACTACAGCTTCTGAAACCCAG AGAGCAcagttattgttaattttttga
- the Naus gene encoding cortactin binding protein N-terminal like nausicaa isoform X2: MASQSQNATNLSATVSPANGSSGSATTISVCATKMQSLASAPSSQPYQQQHLSPSSSPSPSPSPMQQQQQQQQALQQSNNIETLDRNSSNTLKRNPKMELSKSDLLKLLGHLEGELQARDIVIAVLKSEKLKHLLTTRYLSGTSDPHTALARDVAIVGGTVGQEPNQIDQHVASLEALVTQQRRMQSRMTKILKDAELRHRVVIKELEEEKQKHEHDTAQGDDITYGLEKERTRLKKELELEKQEKKRLELELKKAGDTLEEEKTRQKQIVLLLLAERKKIIMKYIEERKRSEDLAQILSEEKVRIDSMAEGLEEESKKSLQMEAELEKQLAQFDMERQQYRQALAKEEKRVKDLELELDTLRNEMDVWKESQTRGSPRGVGTTPPPPPVKPANLVAMPTVRLASAPQASKGAVLGTGTPMVSSKVVQPTATVSSVPVSGPTTGIARSVTPGQALRGVTYATNITATSGETTASETQVNYPHFPSHSTLI; the protein is encoded by the exons atggcaTCGCAGAGTCAAAATGCCACGAATTTGAGTGCGACTGTGTCACCGGCGAATGGATCATCCGGATCAGCGACGACCATCTCGGTCTGTGCCACGAAGATGCAGTCGCTTGCTTCCGCACCATCCTCGCAGCCTTATCAACAACAACATTTATCGCCGTCGTCATCACCATCGCCGTCGCCGTCACCgatgcagcagcagcagcaacaacaacaagcTCTGCAACAATCTAACAATATAGAGACACTTGACAGGAATTCCTCCAATACGTTGAAA CGTAATCCGAAAATGGAATTGAGcaaaagcgatttattaaaattattagggCACCTCGAAGGTGAATTACAGGCGAGGGATATTGTAATAGCAGTATTAAAG TCAGAGAAATTGAAACACCTACTAACTACACGATATCTGAGCGGAACTTCAGATCCACATACAGCGCTTGCCCGCGATGTAGCGATAGTAGGTGGTACAGTAGGACAAGAACCAAATCAAATAGATCAACATGTTGCTAGTTTAGAAGCACTTGTGACACAGCAAAGGCGTATGCAGTCTAGAATGACCAAAATTCTTAAAGATGCTGAACTCAGGCACAGAGTA GTAATCAAGGAATTAGAGGAAGAGAAGCAGAAACATGAGCACGATACTGCCCAGGGCGATGATATTACTTATGGACTGGAAAAAGAGAGGACGCGATTGAAGAAAGAGTTAGAATTAGAGAAGCAGGAAAAAAAAAGACTGGAACTAGAATTAAAAAAGGCGGGCGATACTTTAGAAGAAGAGAAAACACGACAGAAGCAAATAGTACTCCTCTTGCTGGCTGAGCGTAAAAAGATAATAATGAAGTATatagaagagagaaagagatcggAAGATTTGGCACAGATATTGAGCGAAGAGAAAGTGCGAATAGATTCTATGGCGGAGGGGCTCGAAGAGGAGAGTAAAAAGTCATTGCAAATGGAAGCGGAGTTAGAGAAGCAACTGGCGCAGTTTGATATGGAAAGGCAGCAGTATAGACAAGCATTAGCGAAAGAGGAGAAGAGGGTTAAAGATCTCGAGTTAGAATTAGATACGCTTAGAAACGAAATGGATGTGTGGAAAGAGTCTCAAACGCGAGGTTCTCCGAGAGGGGTGGGTACAACACCGCCACCACCTCCAGTTAAGCCAGCGAACTTAGTTGCTATGCCTACAGTCAGGCTTGCTAGTGCTCCGCAAGCAA GTAAAGGTGCAGTACTGGGCACTGGAACACCAATGGTTAGTAGTAAAGTTGTTCAGCCCACTGCCACGGTATCTAGTGTTCCTGTCAGCGGTCCAA CTACTGGGATTGCTAGATCAGTCACTCCTGGACAGGCACTACGCGGAGTCACATACGCAACCAATATAACAGCCACCAGTGGAGAGACTACAGCTTCTGAAACCCAGGTAAACTATCCTCATTTTCCTTCTCATTCTACTTTAATTTGA